The following proteins are co-located in the Bacteroidales bacterium genome:
- a CDS encoding carbohydrate kinase, whose product MKETVIAIFDIGKTNKKLILFNEELRVVSESEQKFPVILDDDGFECDDIEHIEKWIKDSLAVLVKSDKYSLKAVNFTTYGATLVYLDENGKRLTPVYNYLKPIEEKIPEGLYKRNGGRDEFCRKTASPALGMLNSGMQVLWLKKNKPEVFSKVRHILHFPQYLSYTITGKIYSEHTSIGCHTALWDFDNMNYHSWVRNQELNLPEPVPVDTLNQVEIGGKQLQVGIGIHDSSASLAPYFLGSKGKFLLLSTGTWCINMNPFNTEILTAEQLDKDCLCYMSITMQPVKSSRIFLGFLHETASKRIAEHFSKPDDYYKKVVADIKLSSRLKLKYGTKKNFFQSGLYYRELREYIDMYEFSTFEEAYHQLMNELCDLTIDSINLVIPENDDITTIYITGGFSKNVLFLNLIAEAYKSKLVYTSEISNASALGAALIISGTKPDLNLGLTSLSHTGN is encoded by the coding sequence ATGAAAGAGACAGTTATTGCCATATTCGATATTGGCAAAACAAATAAAAAGTTAATCCTTTTTAATGAGGAACTCAGGGTTGTTTCTGAATCTGAGCAGAAATTTCCTGTGATCTTAGACGATGACGGTTTTGAATGTGATGATATTGAACACATTGAAAAGTGGATTAAAGATTCTCTGGCTGTTCTTGTGAAGTCTGACAAGTATAGCCTTAAAGCTGTCAATTTCACCACATACGGTGCTACATTAGTCTATCTTGATGAAAACGGGAAAAGGCTTACACCGGTTTATAACTATCTGAAACCGATTGAAGAAAAGATCCCTGAAGGATTGTATAAAAGGAATGGTGGCAGGGATGAGTTTTGCAGAAAGACTGCGTCGCCTGCACTCGGAATGCTAAATTCAGGAATGCAGGTGCTATGGCTTAAAAAGAACAAACCAGAAGTCTTTTCAAAAGTCAGACACATACTTCATTTCCCGCAATATCTATCATATACAATCACTGGCAAGATCTACTCCGAGCATACATCAATAGGATGTCATACTGCTCTCTGGGACTTTGATAATATGAATTACCACAGCTGGGTGAGAAATCAGGAACTAAACCTGCCTGAACCTGTTCCGGTGGATACTTTGAATCAGGTAGAGATAGGAGGTAAGCAATTACAAGTCGGTATAGGCATTCATGATAGTTCTGCATCACTTGCTCCATATTTTCTTGGGAGCAAGGGAAAATTTCTGCTTTTGTCAACAGGTACCTGGTGTATAAATATGAATCCATTTAATACTGAAATACTTACAGCAGAACAACTTGATAAGGATTGCCTATGCTATATGAGTATTACTATGCAACCTGTTAAGTCCTCACGCATATTCCTGGGATTTCTTCACGAGACCGCTTCAAAACGTATTGCTGAACACTTCAGTAAGCCTGATGATTACTATAAAAAAGTTGTTGCAGACATAAAACTGTCTTCCCGTTTGAAATTAAAGTATGGCACTAAGAAGAATTTTTTCCAGTCAGGCCTTTATTACAGGGAACTCAGGGAATATATTGACATGTATGAGTTTTCAACCTTTGAGGAAGCATACCACCAGCTAATGAACGAGTTGTGCGATCTTACTATTGATTCAATTAACCTGGTAATACCTGAAAATGACGATATTACAACAATTTATATTACAGGTGGCTTCTCTAAAAATGTCCTTTTTCTCAATCTTATTGCTGAAGCATATAAGTCTAAATTAGTATATACTTCCGAGATCTCAAATGCATCTGCACTTGGAGCTGCTCTGATAATTTCAGGTACAAAACCTGATTTGAATCTCGGCCTTACTTCTCTCTCACATACCGGAAATTAA
- a CDS encoding L-rhamnose isomerase, giving the protein MKKEVIEKAYKLAKEQYAELGVDTDQVIAELDKITISLHCWQTDDVGGYEKPDSVLGGGGIQATGNFPGKAKNIEQMRADLDKAMSLLPGKQRLNLHAIYGEFGGKLVDRDQIEVKHFQGWINWARKRKMGLDFNCTCFSHPKADDGYTLSSKDEKIRKFWVEHTKRCRAIGAEMGKQLGTPTVHNIWIPDGSKDTPVDRNTLRKQLKKSLDEIFAVKYPKKYLKDSVESKLFGIGSESMVVGSHDFYVGYAIKNNTMITLDNGHFHPTEQVGDKISSILHFVDEILLHLTRGVRWDSDHVLTFNEELLLIANEIVRCKALGRVNIGLDYFDASLNRIGAYVIGTRSAQMAFMYALLEPTKTLVKFEEQGKNFERLALLEMLKSKPFGAVYDYYCLINKIPVGQDYIDEISKYEKEVLRKR; this is encoded by the coding sequence ATGAAAAAAGAGGTTATCGAAAAGGCCTATAAACTGGCAAAAGAGCAATATGCAGAACTGGGAGTGGATACAGACCAGGTTATTGCTGAATTGGATAAAATAACTATCAGTTTACATTGCTGGCAGACTGACGATGTTGGCGGATATGAGAAGCCTGATTCAGTTCTGGGTGGCGGAGGAATCCAGGCCACAGGTAATTTCCCGGGGAAAGCTAAAAACATTGAACAGATGAGAGCTGACCTTGATAAGGCAATGTCGCTTCTGCCCGGAAAGCAACGATTGAATCTGCATGCAATATATGGTGAGTTTGGAGGAAAACTTGTAGATCGTGATCAGATCGAAGTAAAACATTTTCAGGGCTGGATCAACTGGGCCAGGAAAAGAAAAATGGGTCTTGATTTCAACTGTACCTGCTTCTCGCATCCAAAAGCAGATGATGGTTATACTCTTTCAAGTAAAGATGAAAAGATCAGAAAATTCTGGGTTGAACATACAAAACGCTGCAGGGCAATAGGTGCAGAAATGGGCAAGCAGCTCGGAACACCGACTGTTCACAATATCTGGATCCCGGACGGTTCGAAAGATACACCTGTTGACAGGAATACACTTCGCAAACAGCTCAAGAAATCACTTGACGAAATATTTGCAGTTAAATATCCTAAGAAATACCTCAAAGACTCTGTTGAGAGTAAACTTTTTGGCATTGGCTCAGAATCGATGGTTGTTGGCTCACACGATTTCTATGTAGGCTATGCGATAAAAAACAATACAATGATAACGCTCGATAATGGCCATTTCCATCCTACTGAACAGGTTGGAGATAAGATCTCTTCAATCCTTCATTTTGTTGATGAGATCTTGCTTCATTTGACCAGGGGTGTTCGCTGGGACAGTGACCATGTTCTTACATTTAATGAGGAGTTACTTTTAATTGCTAACGAAATAGTACGCTGCAAAGCTCTCGGCAGAGTTAATATCGGTCTCGATTATTTTGATGCCAGCCTTAACCGTATTGGTGCTTATGTTATTGGTACCCGTTCGGCACAAATGGCATTTATGTATGCCCTGCTCGAACCAACAAAAACCCTTGTAAAGTTCGAAGAACAGGGTAAGAATTTTGAAAGGCTGGCATTGCTTGAGATGCTCAAGTCAAAGCCTTTTGGTGCAGTGTATGATTATTACTGCTTAATAAACAAAATACCTGTAGGACAGGATTATATTGACGAAATTTCAAAATACGAAAAAGAAGTTTTAAGAAAACGTTAG
- a CDS encoding DUF2490 domain-containing protein: MRGRIILLSFFLLFISKSGYSQDDDFGIWYGINSEFAINKKLEADVSAMIRTFNNAAKIEQSYIESGLSYKFNKNFLAAGSYRLINTIEDDDLFHLRHKFMSDIRGTLPIADFTLSVRLRLQTQIRTYFEPGDDKTPDFTGRIRLKCEYNIPKFPVNPYLSFESFSPMFENSDRFLGKERISAGFEYKIAKKHSVELGYIFQRDFIPRKSDINIISVTYNVKF, from the coding sequence GTGAGAGGTAGGATTATTTTATTGTCATTTTTTTTATTATTTATCAGTAAATCAGGCTATAGCCAGGATGATGATTTTGGAATATGGTATGGAATAAATTCTGAATTTGCCATAAATAAAAAGCTTGAAGCAGATGTATCTGCCATGATACGTACATTCAACAATGCTGCTAAAATTGAGCAGTCCTATATCGAAAGTGGCCTTTCCTATAAATTCAATAAAAATTTTCTGGCAGCAGGTTCATACAGACTTATAAATACTATAGAAGATGATGACCTGTTTCATCTGCGCCATAAATTTATGTCGGATATCAGGGGAACTCTTCCAATTGCAGATTTTACTCTGTCTGTCAGACTGAGGCTCCAGACACAAATCAGGACCTACTTTGAACCAGGTGATGATAAAACGCCTGATTTTACAGGAAGAATCAGACTAAAGTGTGAGTACAACATTCCAAAGTTTCCTGTGAACCCATACCTGAGCTTTGAATCATTCAGCCCAATGTTTGAAAATTCTGACAGATTTTTAGGAAAGGAAAGAATTTCAGCTGGATTTGAATATAAGATTGCAAAAAAACATTCGGTTGAACTCGGGTATATTTTTCAACGCGATTTTATACCGAGAAAGTCAGATATCAACATTATTTCTGTTACATACAATGTTAAGTTTTAG
- a CDS encoding polyphosphate polymerase domain-containing protein, whose protein sequence is MRNELIFNSLVKLKPVRLAAMDCVRFMNRTDTKYVFSINKLADLINNLNGKYKVLEIEKLKTQLYTTTYLDTPDFLFYYQHVNGHLERHKIRFRTYESTGESFLEVKTKTNKNRTIKNRLNFNSVSESFDEISGSFIREHSSVDPSVLKPVLINRFTRTTLISFATIERITLDFDLSFTDIETGNRVEMPYIAIAELKKEGHSASSPFNDNLKNMGIHPTGFSKYCIGSAILNDSLRKNRLKPKLLKLNKIEDESISSGGI, encoded by the coding sequence ATGCGCAACGAACTGATATTTAATTCTTTAGTAAAACTAAAACCAGTAAGATTAGCTGCAATGGATTGTGTGAGATTTATGAACCGCACAGATACGAAGTATGTTTTTTCAATTAACAAGCTTGCCGATCTGATAAATAATCTGAATGGCAAATACAAAGTCCTTGAAATTGAAAAACTGAAGACACAGCTTTATACAACCACATATCTTGACACACCTGACTTTCTGTTTTATTATCAGCATGTCAATGGGCATCTTGAAAGACACAAGATTCGCTTCAGGACATATGAATCAACAGGTGAGTCATTTCTTGAAGTAAAAACAAAAACCAACAAAAACAGAACCATTAAGAACCGGCTGAATTTTAATAGTGTATCTGAATCCTTTGATGAAATATCCGGTAGTTTTATAAGAGAACATTCTTCAGTAGATCCTTCTGTATTGAAACCGGTTCTTATTAACCGGTTCACAAGAACCACACTTATCAGTTTTGCAACAATAGAAAGGATCACCCTTGATTTTGATCTCTCATTTACAGATATAGAAACAGGGAACCGGGTTGAAATGCCATATATCGCAATTGCTGAATTGAAAAAGGAGGGTCATTCTGCATCCTCTCCGTTTAATGATAACCTGAAGAATATGGGTATTCATCCGACAGGATTCAGTAAATACTGTATCGGAAGTGCAATACTAAATGATTCCCTGCGTAAAAACAGACTTAAACCTAAATTACTGAAACTAAATAAGATTGAAGATGAAAGCATTAGCTCTGGTGGCATTTGA
- a CDS encoding DUF4956 domain-containing protein has translation MKALALVAFENTQSAGTDISSLSNLIELVGRFSLNLIVILVIVRWLYFTTTRRKDYLFTYILISSIVFLLCYLLANVMLQVGFALGLFAIFGIIRYRTTTMPIKEMTYLFLIIGVSVINSLSDTATSIPGILFANLIIILITYGLEKKWLMKHISAKSITYEKINLIKPENHQELINDLQLRTGISKINRVEIGEIDLLRDVCYLTIYFETSDKTDNLSTQVGHKKELSER, from the coding sequence ATGAAAGCATTAGCTCTGGTGGCATTTGAAAACACACAATCAGCGGGTACTGACATATCAAGCCTGTCGAACTTGATTGAACTTGTGGGTCGGTTTTCCCTAAACCTCATTGTAATTCTTGTAATTGTAAGATGGTTGTACTTCACAACTACTAGAAGGAAAGACTACCTGTTCACCTATATACTTATATCAAGCATTGTCTTCCTTCTTTGCTACCTTCTGGCTAATGTTATGCTTCAGGTCGGTTTTGCACTGGGACTTTTCGCAATATTCGGAATTATACGATACAGGACAACCACAATGCCAATTAAAGAAATGACATACCTGTTCCTGATTATAGGAGTATCTGTAATTAACTCACTTTCAGACACTGCCACAAGTATTCCGGGTATCTTATTTGCTAACCTGATTATAATATTAATAACCTACGGGCTTGAGAAGAAGTGGTTAATGAAACATATCTCTGCAAAGAGTATTACTTATGAAAAGATTAACCTTATCAAACCTGAAAATCACCAGGAATTGATAAATGATCTTCAGCTCAGAACCGGCATTAGTAAAATTAACCGTGTTGAAATTGGTGAAATCGATCTGTTAAGGGATGTATGCTATCTGACAATCTATTTTGAAACTTCAGATAAAACTGATAATCTTTCCACACAGGTAGGACATAAAAAAGAACTTAGTGAGAGGTAG
- a CDS encoding glycosyltransferase family 4 protein: MKIVYLITGSGGSFYCGNCYRDMIYLRAIRKVPGIQASAIPLYLPPEDDVVESGMDKNVFFGAISMYLREKVPFLKNMPVFFDKIVDSGPMLRMAAKRAGTTSSEGLEDMTLNMIKGENAFPEKELQRLVDYLCRDGKPDVIHLSNALIIGLARQLKRKIDVKIVCSLLNEDDWTIEMAEPYQSKAWSLIAREAPNVDAFLTPSEYYKKFFISKTGIEDRRFYVVPLGLDPDHDILSVVKKDNWPAIGYFCRINAHNGFDKLVDAFIKLKLQDTLPGLTLHVSGGYTGVDKSFIAEQIRKVKEAGLKSFIRIYPEFHGNSKQQFFSNIDIMSVPVRKYDGYGLYLLEANAAGVPVVQPATGAFPEIVAKTGGGITYSVDDIDGLTEALSNMLNDKVLMAELGAKGKEKVLKELSLEKMSANLSIVYKGLQ, translated from the coding sequence ATGAAAATAGTTTATTTGATTACAGGTTCGGGAGGCTCATTTTATTGCGGGAATTGTTACCGCGATATGATATATCTCCGGGCAATCAGAAAGGTGCCAGGGATTCAGGCCTCAGCTATTCCTTTATATCTTCCGCCTGAAGATGATGTAGTTGAATCAGGCATGGACAAGAATGTCTTTTTCGGTGCTATCTCAATGTACCTCAGGGAAAAAGTACCATTCCTGAAGAATATGCCTGTTTTCTTTGATAAAATAGTTGATTCCGGTCCGATGTTACGCATGGCGGCCAAACGTGCCGGCACCACAAGTTCTGAAGGTCTGGAGGATATGACCCTGAATATGATTAAAGGTGAAAATGCCTTTCCAGAAAAAGAGCTTCAGCGACTTGTTGACTATCTCTGCAGGGATGGTAAACCTGATGTCATTCATCTTTCAAATGCATTAATAATTGGCCTTGCCAGACAGCTAAAAAGAAAAATCGATGTTAAAATTGTCTGTTCACTTCTTAATGAGGATGACTGGACAATTGAGATGGCTGAACCATATCAGTCAAAAGCATGGAGCCTGATCGCAAGAGAAGCGCCAAATGTGGATGCTTTCCTGACTCCAAGCGAGTATTACAAGAAGTTCTTTATCTCAAAAACAGGAATAGAAGATCGCCGTTTTTATGTTGTTCCGCTTGGACTGGATCCTGATCATGATATCCTGAGTGTTGTGAAAAAGGATAACTGGCCTGCAATCGGATACTTCTGCAGAATAAACGCCCATAATGGTTTTGATAAACTGGTGGATGCATTTATTAAACTGAAGTTGCAGGATACACTACCAGGACTTACACTTCATGTCTCGGGTGGTTATACAGGGGTTGACAAATCCTTTATTGCTGAACAGATCAGAAAAGTTAAGGAAGCAGGACTTAAAAGTTTTATCAGGATCTATCCTGAATTTCATGGAAACAGTAAGCAACAGTTCTTCAGTAACATCGACATAATGAGTGTGCCTGTGCGTAAATATGACGGATATGGTTTGTATCTGCTTGAGGCAAATGCAGCGGGAGTACCGGTTGTTCAGCCCGCTACAGGGGCATTTCCCGAGATTGTTGCTAAAACCGGCGGAGGGATCACCTACTCCGTTGATGATATTGACGGATTAACAGAGGCACTTAGCAATATGCTTAATGATAAGGTTCTTATGGCGGAACTTGGCGCTAAGGGCAAAGAAAAAGTACTCAAGGAACTTTCTCTTGAAAAAATGTCTGCCAACCTTTCCATTGTTTATAAAGGACTCCAATAA
- a CDS encoding FtsX-like permease family protein gives MIPGNFRILISSLKFYRKPALYQVLIIALLSAVITGSLLTGKSVRTSLKKSASERLGNTGLVISSGIRFFDSQLVGRIDSIAGISCTGLLELDGFSQSITSQKGAFNTHIYGIGNDFFQFHGNPSFNLKQGEAIINRRLADHLELKPGDDIIIRYNELSDIPADAPFAPAADESKSVVMKIGAILEPDQYGNFSLMISQITPMNIFINLADLQIVSDTSPKINRLLIDKKAGISSTEAFDLLKKSLKPSDAGLRIRSIAKTDEQELISDRVFIDLPVISGISNLIPTSSPVITYLANRIKSASGSSPYSFVSAIPSSIYPEIVSGNEIIINNWLAEDLKVKPGESIQLYWYAPDSLNKLVEKNEVFVVSKIAKSEGIWADSLLMPDFPGIAGSESCSSWDAGVPIKMDEIRDKDEEYWTLYKGRPKAFISYEKGREIWGSNFGPATSIRIPSGITTDEIEAKLDGALDPAILGFSVEDIAGESVKAADESVDFGTLFLSLGFFLIVASIVLLSFAVSYYFETKRGAINTYFALGFKNKWIERLLFNESTLIGAFGCFIGALAGYLVNILITGALNSVWQGAVQTNTLSASFDLMPILIGFIVTMLVMSLFMWLKTRNYLKSLNRREKDLHKFASPGQNLIYLIVTGILTVSLFSVSLIFSDNNTAFSFGAGTLLLVTFILFWRQLYIRRSKESHTGLRTGKSISRLYYSFYPSHAVTPILFIAAGIFAVFITGVNRMDFDEKLLKRSAGTGGYLLWCESNIPLTADPSTQKGRVDLGLDDDSLSAMTITTIKRSSGNDASCLNLNHITSPPLLGIDPDEFISRESFSFAKVIKGKNVVNPWTYLNLNSGASTIYGIADQTVLDWGLKLSIGDTLILRAETGQRLNIIIAAGLKSSIFQGYVIISKENFSKYFPSVSGTSIMLVDGDKARTDLYKSTLNERLSNYGLNTEPTPERLKSFYAVTNTYLAVFGVFGAFGMITGVAGLGFVLLRNYNRRKREFALMLATGFTVQKIRKTILSEQVLILSAGVVSGALSAIVATLPSLMGGQDIPWIYLMSMILVVMLTGFLAIWFSVKQVTGAELISSLKKE, from the coding sequence ATGATACCAGGAAACTTCAGGATTCTGATAAGTTCACTTAAGTTCTATCGTAAACCGGCTCTTTACCAGGTGCTCATAATTGCATTGCTGTCTGCAGTTATAACAGGATCTCTTCTTACCGGAAAATCTGTGAGAACCAGCCTGAAAAAATCAGCCTCTGAGCGTCTTGGGAACACGGGATTAGTAATAAGTTCAGGTATCAGGTTTTTTGATAGTCAGCTTGTTGGCAGGATTGATTCAATTGCGGGTATCAGTTGTACAGGTTTGCTTGAGCTAGATGGTTTTAGTCAGAGTATAACCAGTCAGAAAGGTGCATTTAACACCCATATTTATGGAATAGGTAATGACTTTTTTCAGTTTCATGGTAATCCTTCATTTAATCTCAAACAAGGCGAAGCGATAATTAACAGAAGACTTGCCGATCATCTTGAATTAAAGCCAGGTGATGACATAATAATCAGGTATAATGAGTTAAGTGATATTCCTGCAGATGCTCCTTTTGCCCCTGCAGCAGATGAGAGTAAATCAGTAGTTATGAAAATCGGTGCTATACTGGAGCCAGATCAATACGGTAATTTTTCACTGATGATCAGCCAGATTACTCCAATGAACATTTTTATTAATCTTGCTGATCTTCAGATCGTTTCAGATACATCGCCGAAAATTAACAGGTTACTTATTGATAAGAAGGCAGGCATTTCTTCGACAGAAGCATTTGACCTTCTGAAAAAGTCATTAAAGCCATCTGATGCCGGATTAAGAATCAGATCTATTGCAAAAACAGATGAACAGGAGTTGATATCTGACAGAGTTTTTATTGACTTGCCGGTAATTTCCGGAATAAGTAATCTGATTCCAACATCTTCTCCTGTAATAACATATCTTGCCAACAGAATAAAATCAGCTTCAGGCTCTTCACCATATTCCTTTGTATCGGCGATTCCATCTTCAATCTATCCTGAGATTGTTTCCGGCAATGAAATAATTATTAATAACTGGCTTGCAGAAGACCTGAAAGTAAAACCAGGAGAATCAATTCAGCTTTACTGGTATGCCCCCGATTCTCTCAACAAGCTTGTTGAAAAGAATGAAGTGTTTGTTGTCAGTAAGATTGCGAAAAGTGAAGGTATCTGGGCCGATTCGCTTCTGATGCCCGATTTCCCGGGGATTGCCGGAAGTGAGTCCTGCTCATCATGGGATGCAGGCGTACCAATCAAAATGGATGAGATCCGCGACAAGGACGAAGAATACTGGACCCTTTACAAAGGGAGGCCCAAAGCGTTTATCAGTTATGAAAAAGGAAGGGAGATCTGGGGCAGTAATTTTGGACCTGCCACCTCAATACGTATACCGTCAGGTATTACAACAGATGAAATTGAAGCGAAACTGGATGGTGCTCTTGATCCGGCTATCCTTGGATTTTCAGTTGAAGACATTGCAGGAGAATCGGTTAAAGCTGCCGATGAAAGCGTAGATTTCGGAACCCTTTTTCTCAGCCTTGGATTTTTCCTGATTGTTGCTTCAATCGTCCTCTTATCTTTTGCAGTTTCCTACTATTTTGAAACTAAAAGAGGAGCAATAAATACTTATTTTGCTCTTGGCTTCAAAAACAAGTGGATTGAGAGGCTCCTGTTTAATGAATCAACATTAATTGGTGCCTTTGGTTGTTTCATTGGCGCCCTGGCAGGGTATCTCGTAAACATCTTAATTACAGGTGCTTTGAATTCAGTCTGGCAGGGAGCGGTACAAACCAATACGCTGTCGGCATCCTTTGATTTGATGCCAATTCTGATTGGTTTCATCGTTACAATGCTGGTCATGAGCCTGTTTATGTGGTTAAAAACCAGGAATTACCTGAAAAGCCTTAATCGCAGGGAAAAGGATTTGCACAAGTTTGCTTCTCCGGGTCAGAATCTGATTTATCTTATAGTTACTGGTATCTTAACTGTTTCACTGTTTTCTGTTTCCCTGATATTTAGTGACAACAATACTGCTTTTAGTTTTGGAGCAGGGACCCTTCTGCTGGTCACCTTTATTTTGTTTTGGCGGCAGCTTTATATCAGACGAAGTAAAGAAAGTCATACAGGTTTAAGAACCGGAAAAAGTATATCACGTCTCTACTATTCATTTTATCCGTCACATGCTGTTACTCCAATCCTGTTTATTGCTGCCGGCATCTTTGCAGTATTCATAACAGGTGTCAACAGGATGGATTTTGATGAGAAGCTGCTTAAAAGATCAGCAGGTACCGGCGGTTATCTTTTATGGTGCGAGAGTAACATCCCGCTTACGGCGGATCCGTCAACTCAAAAAGGAAGGGTTGACCTTGGGCTTGATGATGATTCCCTCTCAGCCATGACAATTACAACAATTAAAAGATCTTCTGGCAACGATGCAAGCTGTTTAAATCTTAATCATATTACCTCTCCCCCCTTGCTTGGCATTGACCCGGATGAGTTTATTTCAAGGGAATCATTCTCATTTGCGAAGGTAATTAAAGGTAAAAATGTTGTTAATCCATGGACTTATCTTAACCTTAATTCGGGTGCATCAACTATTTATGGTATTGCAGATCAGACAGTTCTTGACTGGGGACTAAAATTAAGTATTGGTGATACACTTATTTTAAGAGCCGAGACCGGACAACGACTGAATATAATAATAGCTGCCGGATTGAAATCCTCAATTTTTCAGGGTTATGTGATTATCAGCAAGGAGAATTTCAGCAAATACTTTCCTTCAGTATCAGGTACATCAATAATGCTTGTAGATGGTGATAAGGCTAGAACTGATCTTTACAAAAGTACCCTTAATGAGAGACTGTCAAACTACGGACTGAATACAGAGCCAACTCCCGAAAGGTTAAAATCTTTTTATGCTGTTACAAATACATATTTAGCAGTATTTGGGGTATTTGGAGCTTTTGGTATGATCACCGGTGTTGCTGGTCTTGGATTTGTACTATTAAGGAACTATAACCGGCGCAAACGGGAATTTGCTCTGATGCTTGCGACAGGCTTCACGGTACAGAAAATCCGCAAAACCATCCTTTCTGAACAGGTATTGATTCTTTCTGCCGGAGTGGTATCAGGAGCATTATCTGCAATTGTAGCCACTCTCCCATCTCTCATGGGTGGTCAGGACATACCCTGGATCTACCTTATGAGTATGATTCTGGTGGTTATGTTAACCGGATTTCTGGCGATCTGGTTTTCCGTTAAACAGGTCACCGGTGCTGAACTTATTTCTTCACTTAAAAAGGAATAG
- a CDS encoding ABC transporter ATP-binding protein — translation MLSIKNISKSFTQRGQVLNDLSLEVNEGESIAIMGPSGSGKSTLLNILGLLDKPDAGEILFKGSSIAQFTDDESAAYRNKNIGFVFQDHLLLPHLTVKENIFLPLLASKYSSSELSAREEVIFKLMEKTGISDLKDKYPSNISGGEAQRVAVVRSLANNPLILLADEPTGSLDSRNAENLGDMLLKMNRETGITLILATHSEELAKKMSRVFRLEDGKLQ, via the coding sequence ATGCTTTCAATTAAAAATATATCAAAATCATTCACACAACGCGGACAGGTTCTTAATGACCTTTCACTCGAAGTGAATGAGGGTGAGTCAATTGCGATAATGGGCCCATCAGGATCGGGAAAGTCAACTCTTCTGAATATTCTGGGCTTACTCGATAAGCCTGATGCAGGGGAAATCCTTTTTAAAGGTTCATCCATAGCCCAATTCACTGATGATGAATCAGCTGCCTACAGGAACAAAAATATTGGATTTGTATTTCAGGATCATCTCCTGCTGCCCCATCTTACAGTTAAGGAAAATATATTTCTTCCCCTGCTGGCCTCAAAATACTCTTCTTCAGAACTGTCAGCCAGAGAAGAAGTTATATTTAAGCTAATGGAGAAAACAGGAATATCTGATCTGAAAGACAAGTATCCTTCGAATATTTCAGGCGGTGAGGCTCAAAGAGTGGCAGTGGTACGATCTCTGGCTAATAATCCCTTAATCCTTCTTGCTGACGAACCAACAGGCTCACTTGACAGCCGTAATGCTGAGAATCTGGGTGATATGCTTCTTAAAATGAACAGGGAAACTGGAATAACTCTGATACTTGCAACACATTCAGAGGAGCTTGCTAAGAAAATGTCAAGAGTATTCAGACTTGAGGATGGTAAACTGCAATAA
- a CDS encoding lamin tail domain-containing protein, giving the protein MRIYKISILILIIATVNFSCEKEKDPVIKNIVINELMAVNSTIVADQNGEYDDWFELYNLTLADIDISGYYLSDNDTKTSKWKIPPGTVIKSKGYLVIWADKDTTQAGLHANFKLSSGGEELVLSNPDLSVIDEISYPAQTAELSYSRVPDGTGSFRWQNPTYNATNSSTK; this is encoded by the coding sequence ATGAGAATTTACAAGATATCTATTCTGATACTCATTATTGCCACTGTAAACTTCTCATGTGAGAAAGAAAAAGATCCGGTGATTAAAAATATCGTTATTAATGAACTTATGGCAGTAAACTCAACCATTGTTGCTGATCAGAATGGTGAATATGATGACTGGTTTGAACTATACAACCTTACTTTGGCAGACATAGATATTTCTGGTTATTATCTATCTGATAATGACACCAAAACATCAAAATGGAAGATACCGCCAGGAACTGTAATTAAAAGTAAGGGATATCTTGTTATATGGGCTGATAAAGATACTACTCAGGCCGGATTGCACGCAAATTTCAAACTATCGTCAGGCGGAGAGGAACTGGTTTTGTCAAATCCTGATCTGTCGGTTATAGATGAAATATCATATCCTGCCCAGACAGCTGAATTATCTTATTCCAGAGTTCCTGACGGGACCGGTTCATTCAGATGGCAAAATCCGACTTATAACGCAACAAATAGCTCAACTAAGTAA